The Candidozyma auris chromosome 1, complete sequence genome includes a region encoding these proteins:
- the PMT6 gene encoding dolichyl-phosphate-mannose-protein mannosyltransferase has translation MSSDARDAFASGAEYHDLRTLRQRNQIQSSNTLASSEDLESIIKQTSTLSIAETKNTSFWTLSSIFIYVINPLLLTAVSAYFRLSGVGDVKKVIWDEAHFGKFGSHYLKHEFYFDVHPPLGKLLVGLSGWLAGYDGSFEFKSGNHFPEEFNIVAMRYFNCLFGILCTPFAYFTALTLGFSHYTVWLISLSVVFEMLSLTLSKFILLDSMLLFFTVTTFFGLSKTHQLNSRQGLLSLQGIFWLSFTGISIGCVCSVKWVGLFVTALVGFYTIYDLLIGLYKVTSPEQRASWSKYISHWLVRIVTLIVIPLTIYITAFKVHFIVLNRSGPDDGSISTLLQAQLEGNTLKNGPRSVAYGSLVTLRSQGLSPNLLHSHPHLYPEGSRQQQITTYGFKDNNNEFLIEFDLESAKKGKFATLEYDDENPDLILDYKTLIKDGDTIRLLHKDRGCFLHSHSIPAPVSKSHYETSCYGNIDVYDEKDDWVIEVQSQDISPSPLFQNESMSEVHPISTNFRLRHKVLGCYLATTGYSYPSWGFQQGEVTCKHVFLKNDKSAWWNIEDHVNNEFESPKTPYVAPKPKFWKEFILLNYGMMASNNALVPDSDHYDHLASRWWEWPILRTGLRMSGWWTDDAKYFLMGNPFVTWFSTLCIAISLILLTGVLFLWQRQRIDLSIEGSEWQRFVGQGVFPLAGYILHYLPFILMGRVTYLHHYVPALYFAIFVSGYVVETTVARKAPRIVCIVVYGLLYAAVVGVFWRYRFLSLGMKGAIANYLHLKLLRSWRL, from the coding sequence ATGTCTTCCGATGCCCGGGATGCTTTTGCCTCGGGGGCTGAGTATCATGATCTACGTACACTCAGACAAAGGAATCAGATTCAGTCGTCAAACACCCTTGCTAGCAGTGAAGATCTCGAatccatcatcaagcaaaCGTCTACACTTTCTATCGCAGAAACAAAAAACACCTCCTTTTGGACATTGCTGTCTATTTTCATTTATGTGATCAATCCGTTGTTGCTTACCGCAGTGTCTGCATACTTCAGACTATCTGGTGTTGGCgatgtcaagaaggtcatTTGGGACGAGGCGCATTTTGGCAAATTTGGCTCTCACTACTTGAAGCACGAATTCTATTTCGATGTACATCCGCCTCTAggcaagcttcttgtgggTCTATCAGGATGGCTCGCAGGATATGACGGCTCGTTTGAGTTCAAGAGCGGCAATCATTTCCCAGAAGAATTCAACATAGTAGCAATGAGATATTTCAATTGCTTGTTTGGTATACTTTGCACACCCTTCGCTTACTTCACAGCTTTAACCTTGGGGTTCTCTCATTACACAGTATGGCTCATTTCATTGCTGGTTGTATTTGAGATGTTGTCACTCACATTATCGAAGTTCATCCTACTAGATTCAAtgctcttgttcttcaccGTCACGACGTTCTTTGGTCTTAGCAAGACTCATCAATTGAATAGCAGGCAGGGCCTTCTCTCGTTACAAGGCATTTTCTGGCTTTCTTTCACTGGTATTTCCATTGGATGTGTTTGCTCTGTCAAGTGGGTGGGTCTCTTCGTTACTGCACTTGTTGGCTTTTACACTATTTACGACTTGTTGATTGGCTTGTATAAAGTTACTTCACCAGAACAAAGGGCATCTTGGCTGAAATACATTAGTCATTGGCTAGTGAGAATCGTCACCTTGATTGTCATTCCACTAACCATCTACATCACTGCGTTTAAAGTCCATTTCATCGTGCTCAACAGGTCCGGCCCAGATGATGGCTCCATTTCGACTTTACTTCAGGCGCAATTGGAGGGAAATACTTTGAAGAACGGCCCACGCTCAGTTGCATACGGTTCCTTAGTGACCCTCAGATCGCAGGGTCTTCTGCCCAATTTGCTTCATTCTCACCCTCATTTATATCCAGAAGGCTCTCGCCAACAACAAATCACAACATATGGCTTCAAAGACAATAACAATGAGTTTTTAATAGAGTTTGATCTCGAATCTgccaaaaaaggaaaattcGCAACACTTGAATacgatgatgaaaatcCAGATCTAATTCTTGACTACAAGACTCTCATCAAAGACGGTGACACTATAAGGTTGTTACACAAAGATCGCGGATGTTTCCTTCATTCGCATTCAATCCCTGCCCCAGTTCTGAAAAGCCACTATGAGACTTCCTGCTATGGCAACATTGACGTGTATGACGAGAAAGACGACTGGGTAATTGAAGTCCAAAGTCAAGACATTTCACCATCTCCTCTCTTTCAAAACGAGAGTATGCTGGAAGTTCATCCTATTTCCACAAACTTCAGACTCAGGCACAAGGTTTTAGGTTGTTACTTGGCAACGACGGGCTATTCATATCCGTCCTGGGGTTTTCAACAGGGTGAAGTTACTTGCAAACatgtttttttgaaaaatgacAAGAGTGCTTGGTGGAATATTGAGGACCATGTCAACAATGAGTTTGAGTCCCCAAAGACGCCATATGTTGCACCGAAGCCTAAATTCTGGAAAGAGTTCATCTTATTGAACTATGGAATGATGGCGTCCAATAACGCATTGGTCCCAGACAGTGATCACTATGATCACTTGGCTTCAAGATGGTGGGAATGGCCGATTTTGAGAACAGGTTTGAGAATGAGCGGCTGGTGGACTGATGACGCAAAGTACTTTCTCATGGGTAACCCGTTCGTGACTTGGTTCAGCACATTATGTATTGCGATTAGCCTAATCTTGTTGACTGGAGTTCTATTTCTCTGGCAAAGACAGAGGATCGACTTGAGTATAGAGGGATCTGAATGGCAAAGATTCGTGGGACAGGGAGTCTTTCCTCTCGCTGGTTATATTCTACACTATCTTCCATTCATTTTAATGGGTAGAGTCACCTACTTGCATCATTATGTGCCTGCCTTGTATTTCGCTATTTTCGTATCAGGCTACGTTGTTGAAACCACGGTGGCTAGAAAAGCTCCAAGAATTGTATGTATCGTTGTCTATGGACTTCTTTACGCTGCAGTCGTTGGTGTCTTTTGGAGATACCGTTTCTTGTCGTTGGGCATGAAAGGTGCAATCGCCAATTACTTGCATCTCAAGCTACTCAGATCCTGGCGCCTCTGA